One segment of Capillibacterium thermochitinicola DNA contains the following:
- a CDS encoding DeoR/GlpR family DNA-binding transcription regulator has translation MFPEERRQKLISALEEHYSMSVSGLAERLGVSEATIRRDLNELQKLGVIRRTHGGALLASPRKFEPTYTDKKDRFLVQKQKIGRVAAGLVEDGETVILDAGTTTLQMVRHLKEKKNITVITNALSIIEEMEANEELDLVVIGGRLRFSTRALVGPMAEENLRNFHADKVFIAANGCTIKEGLTTPNLTEAYTKRAMVKAGSKVIAVLDHSKFGEVSLTTIAPLTEIDVIVTDDGIDKKLQKEMEQMGIEVIIAE, from the coding sequence TTGTTTCCGGAAGAAAGACGGCAGAAATTAATCTCCGCCTTAGAAGAACACTACAGTATGTCCGTGAGCGGGCTGGCGGAACGATTGGGGGTCAGTGAAGCCACGATCCGCCGGGATCTCAACGAGCTTCAGAAGCTGGGTGTGATCAGACGTACCCACGGGGGTGCTTTGCTTGCTTCCCCGCGCAAGTTTGAACCAACGTACACCGATAAAAAAGACCGTTTTTTGGTGCAGAAACAGAAGATTGGACGGGTGGCCGCCGGACTGGTGGAGGATGGCGAAACGGTGATCCTGGACGCGGGGACCACCACCTTACAGATGGTCAGGCATTTGAAGGAGAAGAAGAATATCACGGTAATCACCAACGCGCTGTCCATCATTGAAGAAATGGAGGCCAATGAGGAACTGGATTTGGTGGTCATCGGTGGCCGTCTCCGGTTTAGTACCCGGGCGTTGGTGGGGCCTATGGCGGAGGAAAATCTACGGAATTTCCATGCGGACAAGGTATTTATCGCTGCCAACGGCTGTACGATTAAGGAAGGGCTGACCACGCCGAACTTGACGGAAGCCTATACGAAGCGGGCGATGGTTAAGGCCGGTTCGAAAGTGATTGCGGTTCTGGACCACAGTAAATTCGGGGAGGTCAGTTTAACAACGATTGCCCCTCTCACCGAGATCGATGTGATCGTTACCGATGACGGCATCGACAAAAAACTCCAGAAAGAAATGGAACAGATGGGAATTGAGGTTATCATCGCAGAATAA
- the pfkB gene encoding 1-phosphofructokinase, translated as MKKRQVTTITPNPAIDKTYWLEGLQPGRQNRVSRVRVDPGGKGLNIARLLKGYDLEVAAIGFFGGIIGRELIHMLRTEGVEITPVFVDGNTRTNTKIMDPTSGEETEINEPGPYVGAGEQKQLLQLLSDYAVQSGYTVFSGSLPQGCPADYYRDLIATAQTFGCKTLLDTSGAALREGIKAAPDLIKPNQQELSELLGREITTPAMAAEAAMELRRAYGIAVVVVSLGALGAVMASEEGTYHAIPPKVKPENTIGAGDSLMAGFIYGMVSDRPLAECLRLGVASGTLAVTDQATSVAKPQFEAVLAMEKRVELKRLD; from the coding sequence TTGAAGAAACGGCAGGTGACCACGATCACCCCCAACCCCGCCATTGACAAGACTTACTGGTTGGAAGGATTGCAACCCGGGCGCCAAAACCGGGTCAGCCGGGTCCGGGTTGATCCGGGTGGAAAAGGTTTAAATATTGCCCGCCTCTTAAAGGGTTACGACCTGGAGGTGGCGGCCATCGGGTTTTTTGGCGGCATTATTGGCCGGGAATTAATTCACATGTTACGCACAGAGGGAGTGGAGATCACTCCGGTCTTTGTGGACGGCAACACGCGGACCAACACGAAAATCATGGATCCGACCAGTGGCGAAGAGACCGAGATTAATGAGCCGGGACCCTATGTCGGTGCCGGGGAGCAAAAGCAACTCCTTCAGCTTTTGTCGGATTATGCGGTGCAAAGTGGCTACACGGTTTTCTCGGGGAGCTTGCCCCAGGGGTGTCCCGCCGATTATTACCGCGACCTGATTGCCACCGCCCAAACCTTTGGTTGCAAAACGCTCTTGGATACCTCCGGGGCGGCTTTACGGGAAGGGATAAAAGCTGCTCCCGATCTGATCAAACCGAACCAGCAGGAACTTTCGGAGCTCTTGGGCCGGGAGATTACCACCCCGGCCATGGCCGCCGAAGCCGCGATGGAATTGCGTCGCGCCTATGGCATTGCCGTTGTCGTCGTCTCCCTGGGGGCGCTTGGTGCGGTTATGGCCAGCGAAGAGGGGACTTACCACGCCATCCCGCCGAAGGTCAAGCCGGAAAATACGATTGGTGCCGGTGACAGTTTAATGGCCGGTTTCATCTACGGAATGGTCTCGGACCGGCCACTGGCCGAGTGTTTGCGCCTGGGCGTAGCCTCTGGGACCTTGGCGGTTACCGACCAAGCAACATCCGTTGCTAAACCGCAGTTCGAAGCGGTGCTGGCGATGGAGAAAAGGGTGGAACTGAAGCGGTTAGATTGA
- a CDS encoding PTS sugar transporter subunit IIA has protein sequence MKVGDLLNSQLINLELKATSKEEAINELAALMAAGGYLHDVDEYIAAVMEREAIGSTGVGMGVAIPHGKSKAVREACVAFGKSEPGVDFSGPDGPAHLIFLIAVPENADNQHLKILANLSRMLIHEEVRSKLKQATSHEEVLNALNKRD, from the coding sequence ATGAAAGTCGGTGATCTTCTTAATTCGCAACTAATAAATTTGGAACTAAAGGCTACTTCAAAAGAGGAAGCTATTAACGAATTGGCGGCCTTAATGGCGGCCGGCGGGTATCTCCACGATGTAGACGAGTATATCGCCGCAGTTATGGAACGGGAGGCCATCGGCAGCACCGGGGTGGGTATGGGTGTGGCCATTCCCCACGGTAAATCCAAGGCTGTCCGCGAAGCCTGCGTCGCCTTTGGCAAGTCGGAGCCCGGCGTTGACTTTAGCGGTCCGGATGGACCCGCCCATCTGATCTTTTTGATCGCGGTGCCGGAAAATGCCGATAACCAACATTTAAAGATTCTGGCGAATCTATCCCGGATGTTAATCCATGAGGAAGTACGGTCCAAACTGAAACAAGCGACTTCGCACGAAGAAGTTTTAAACGCTTTAAATAAGCGCGATTAA
- a CDS encoding PTS fructose transporter subunit IIB, whose protein sequence is MKFVAVTACPTGVAHTYMAAEALEMAAEELGHEIKVETQGSMGVENELTPEEIAAADAVIFAVDMSVTRSERFAGKLILKKGVSEAIKHSREIILAAVELVEKGGDLSPQVDSGEPRSGKPSSASSERGKEENEKRKVLFGWLKRK, encoded by the coding sequence ATGAAATTTGTTGCTGTAACCGCCTGCCCGACGGGGGTGGCCCATACGTATATGGCGGCCGAAGCACTGGAGATGGCCGCAGAAGAACTCGGCCATGAAATAAAAGTAGAGACCCAGGGCTCAATGGGGGTCGAAAATGAATTGACCCCGGAAGAGATTGCCGCCGCTGATGCGGTCATCTTTGCGGTGGATATGTCGGTAACCCGTTCCGAACGGTTTGCCGGGAAACTGATCTTGAAAAAAGGTGTCTCGGAAGCGATTAAACATTCGCGGGAAATAATTCTTGCTGCTGTCGAGTTGGTGGAGAAAGGAGGAGATCTGTCGCCGCAGGTAGATTCCGGAGAACCCAGGTCTGGGAAACCAAGTTCGGCCTCTAGCGAAAGAGGAAAAGAGGAAAATGAAAAAAGGAAGGTGTTGTTTGGATGGCTCAAACGAAAATAA
- a CDS encoding PTS fructose transporter subunit IIC — MTGVSYMIPFVTAGGILIAISFLLGGYQVESGTFAGYLNQVGGTAFGLMVPALAGFIAFAIADRPGIAPGMIAGMLASNIGAGFLGGLIGGLLAGYVALWIKNWPVPKSLYKLMPVLVIPLLSSAIVGLLMVIVIGLPIKGMMDALTEWLRGLSTGSSVLLGIVLGLMMAFDMGGPVNKVAYTFGLAMISQNILEPHAAIMAAGMTPPLGLALATVLAPHKYSKREIDAGKAAWIMGASFITEGAIPFAAADPFRVIPSIMAGSAVAGALSMLFGCTLAAPHGGIFVIPMIGNFGLYLVALAAGTIVTALVVNALKPSLDQEVAEGTSVSG, encoded by the coding sequence ATGACCGGTGTGTCGTACATGATTCCTTTTGTTACCGCCGGTGGTATTCTGATTGCCATATCCTTTTTGCTCGGCGGGTACCAGGTGGAAAGCGGCACCTTTGCCGGTTATCTGAACCAGGTGGGTGGTACGGCTTTTGGCCTGATGGTTCCGGCATTAGCTGGTTTTATCGCTTTCGCTATTGCTGACCGCCCCGGGATTGCGCCGGGGATGATCGCGGGGATGTTGGCTTCCAACATTGGGGCGGGCTTCTTAGGAGGTCTAATCGGTGGTTTGCTCGCCGGTTATGTGGCCCTCTGGATCAAAAACTGGCCGGTGCCCAAATCATTGTATAAACTGATGCCCGTCTTAGTTATCCCGTTATTATCTTCTGCGATTGTCGGCTTGTTAATGGTCATTGTGATCGGTTTACCGATCAAAGGAATGATGGATGCTTTAACCGAATGGCTTCGTGGGTTGTCCACCGGTAGTTCGGTGTTACTGGGGATTGTTTTAGGATTAATGATGGCCTTTGACATGGGCGGACCAGTGAATAAAGTGGCATACACCTTTGGGCTTGCGATGATCTCCCAAAACATTCTCGAGCCCCACGCGGCAATTATGGCAGCGGGCATGACCCCGCCGCTCGGTCTGGCCTTAGCAACGGTGTTGGCCCCGCATAAATATTCGAAACGGGAGATTGATGCGGGTAAAGCGGCGTGGATCATGGGTGCTTCTTTCATTACCGAAGGGGCGATCCCCTTTGCCGCGGCCGATCCGTTCCGGGTGATTCCCTCCATCATGGCGGGGTCGGCTGTGGCGGGGGCGCTGTCCATGCTGTTCGGATGCACGCTGGCGGCGCCGCACGGCGGGATTTTCGTCATCCCCATGATTGGTAACTTTGGCTTATATTTAGTGGCCTTAGCGGCGGGAACGATCGTTACTGCCCTAGTGGTTAATGCGTTGAAACCTTCGCTCGACCAGGAGGTTGCCGAAGGCACGAGCGTTAGCGGGTAA
- a CDS encoding HPr family phosphocarrier protein encodes MVTIKNKSGLHARPAAIFMEKAQQFASQVYLARPGEEPVNAKSIMGILTLGLEKGSTIEISAEGPDAEAAVAELVKLVETFDPEL; translated from the coding sequence ATGGTCACGATTAAAAACAAGTCTGGTTTGCACGCCCGACCTGCAGCAATATTCATGGAAAAGGCACAACAGTTTGCGAGCCAAGTCTATCTGGCGCGTCCAGGGGAGGAGCCGGTAAACGCCAAAAGTATCATGGGCATCCTCACCCTGGGGTTGGAAAAAGGGAGCACAATTGAGATCTCCGCCGAAGGGCCCGATGCGGAAGCAGCCGTGGCGGAACTGGTTAAACTGGTTGAAACCTTCGATCCGGAGCTTTAA